The Opitutus sp. ER46 DNA window CTGGTGGCGGGCCGCGTGCTGATCCCTGGCGACCAGATGCTGTCGCATGAGCAGTGGCGGCGGTTCGTCAACGATGGCGCGCACTACCTGGACCGGGGGCTGGTCGGACTCGGTTACGTGCAGCGCGTGCCGCGGGCGCAATTTGCCGAGCTGGAGCGGCGGATCCTGGCGCTGCGCTACACGGATTTTCACATCGAGGCCGATGGCACGGAGGACCCGGCCTACATCGTAACCCACATCGAACCTTTGGCGCGGAATCATGGCGCACTCGGCAAGGATGTCGGATCGGGCGTGGTGCGCCGCCGCGCGGCGGAGACGGCGATGCGCACCGGCAAGCCGACGATCACCGCGGGCATTCGCGTGATCGAGGGGCCGATCAAGGTGCCGGGCTGCCTTTTGTTCCTGCCCGTTTACCGGGGGGGCGAGGTCCCCGTGACGGAGGAGCAGCGCATCAGCTCACTGGTCGGGTGGACGTATGCCTCGCTGCGGCTCGACCTGCTGTTGCGCGGCGTGGTGGCGGATGTCGACGGGCAGGTGGCGCTGACGCTGTACGAGACCGGCGACGGCCGGGACGGCCAACTGGTGTTCGCGTCCCATCCGAATCTGCCCCTGGAGCCGGCGGCGTTTGAGGAGACGGTGGACCTGCCGGTTTACGGCCGCACCTGGCGGGTGCACCTGCGGACGACCTCGGTGTTCGATGCGCGCGGCGCGTCGGTGCTCGAGTGGGTGATCCTCGGTGGCGGCGTGCTGCTGAGCCTGCTGGCGGGCGCGTTCACGCTCGTGCTGGCCCAGTCGCGGCGGCACGCGCTCGCGCGCGCGCAGGTGGCGACGCGCGACTTGGGGCGGGCCGAGGCGGAGGCGCGCAAGCTCGCGCTGGTCGCGAGTCGCACGACGAGCGCCGTGATCATCACGGATCCCGACTGGCACATCGAGTGGGCGAACGAGAGCTTCCTGCGGTTGTACGGCTACACGCTCGAGGAGATCCGCGGCCAGCGACCGGGTGATTTCCTGCGCGGCCCGGGTTCCGACCAGAAGACACTGGACGACATCAGGACGGCGGCGGAAGCCGGCATGCCCTACCGGTGCGAGGTGCTGAACTACACCAAGGGCGGCGAGTCGCGCTGGGTGGAGATCGAGATCCAGCCGATCCGGGACGACGCGGGCGTGGTGGTCGGCCACATGTCGCTGCAGCTGGACGTGAGCGCGCGCCGCGAGATGCAGGACGCGCTGGCGAAGCGCGAAGCGGAGTGGCGGTTCATCTTTGAGTGCGCGCCGGTCGCGCTGGCGTGCGAGTGGTCGGCGGTGGACGGCACCAAGCGCCGGCTGTTCAATCGCGCGCACGACGCGCTGCTGGGCCTCACGCCCGCGCAGAAAGAGGACCCTGAGTTCTTCCGCAAGATCACGGATCCGGCCGACTGGGCGGAACAGGTGCGCATGTACCGCCGGCTCGAACGGCGGGAAATCGACACGTTTTCGATCGAGAAACGGTACCGCCTTTTCGACGGCCGCGTGGTGTGGACCGAGCTCACGTTCCACCGTGCGTGGACGCCGGAGGGCGGCTACCAGCAGGTCGCGGCGATCGTCGATCTGACGCCGGTGAAGATGCAGGCGGCGGAGCTGAAGAGCGCCAAGGAGGCGGCGGAGGCGGCGAACCTCGCGAAGAGTCAGTTCCTCGCGATGATGAGCCACGAGATCCGGACGCCGATGAACGGCGTGATCGGCATGACCTCGCTGCTGCTGGATTCGCCGCTCACGACGGAGCAGCAGGACTACGTCGACACCATCCGCCGCAGCGGCGACCTGCTGCTCACGATCATCAACGACATTCTCGATTTTTCGAAGATCGAGTCAGGCCGGATGGACTTCGAGAAGACGGAGTTTGACCTGCAGCAGGCGGTGCAGGGCGCGGTCGACTTGCTCATGCCGAAAGCCCGGCAGAAAGGGCTGATCCTCACGCTGGAGATCGAGCCGACGGTGCCAGCGCGGGTACGGGGCGATCCGACGCGGCTGCGGCAGATCCTGGTGAACCTTACGGGCAACGCGGTGAAATTCACCCACCAGGGGGGAGTCGTGCTGGCGGTGCGCCTCGTCGCGCAGGACAGCCGCCGCATCGAGTTGCTGTTCGCCGTGCGCGACACCGGCATCGGCATCCCCGAGTCGGCGCGGGCGCGGCTCTTCCAGGCGTTCACGCAGGTGGACGCGTCGATCACACGGCGCTTTGGGGGGACCGGGCTCGGCCTCGCGATCAGCCAGCGACTCGTCACGATGATGGGGGGACGCCTCTGGGTGGAGAGCACCGAAGGCGTGGGCTCGACGTTCTATTTCACGTTCCCGGCTGAACCGGCGGGTGACGATGAGGCGCCGGCGGGCGAGGCGACGGCGACCGAGCGCATTGCGCCGGCGACCGGCAGCGTGACGCCACCCCGGGCCGAGCAGGTGCTCGTGGCGGAGGACAACACCGTCAACCAGAAGGTCGCGCTCCTGCTGCTGCAGAAGCTCGGTTACCTTGCCGACGTCGCGGCGGATGGTCGCGAGGTGCTGGAGGCCGTCAAACGGGACCGCTACGACATCATCCTGATGGACGTACAGATGCCGGTGATGGACGGGCTGGCGGCGGCGCGGGCGATTCGCGACCTGGAACTGCCGCCGGACGAGCAGCCGTGGATCATTGCCGTGACGGCGAGTGCGAGCCGGGCGGACCGGGAGGCGTGCATTGCCGCCGGGATGAACGACCATATCACGAAACCCATCCTGTACGACGAACTGTGTGCCGCGCTCGAGCGCGCAAAGACGGCGCGGAAACAGAAGCCGCGCGGGGCGGAGTCGGAGTAGCGGGCGCTTGGGCTGACGGCGGGCGCGGGCGAGCGGGCAAGCGCGGCCGGCGATGGCTGGTGCGAGGCCTCGCGGACGCCGGCCGAGACTCAGCCTGCGGCTTCGACTTGCGTCGTGCCGGTGGCGGTGGGCGCGGCCGGCTGCGTGAGGGTGGCAATCTGCGGCTCGACGTGGCGCCAGAGCGCGCTGGCCTTCTCGATCACCATGGCGCGGCACTTCTCGATCTCGGCGTTGCGGGCGGCGCGGTTCTCTTCCGCGATGCGGGCGAGGTCGTCGAGGTTGTAGAGGAAGACGTTCTCCATGCCGGCGACGCCGGGATCGACGTCGCGTGGGAGCGCCTGGTCGATGAAGAACAGCGGGCGCGCGGGGCGCTTTTGCATGGCGGCGCGGACCGCGGGGGCGGTGACGACCACATCGGGCGCGGACGTCGCGCACACCACGACATCGAATTCGCTGAGGCGGGCCTCGCGCTGTTCGAACGGCATGGCGCTGGCGCCGAGGCTGCTCGCGAGCTCCATCGCGCGCTCGAAGCGGCGGCTGGCGACGGTGAGCGCCGCGGCGCCGCGGCTCTGGAACGCCTTGGCGGTCTTTTCGCCAATCTCACCGGCGCCGAGCAGGAGGATGCGGGTGTCCTTGAGGCTGCCGTAGATCGAGAGTGCGAGTTCCACGGCGACGTTGGCCACGCTCACCTGGCCCTCGGTGATGCCCGTGTTGCTGCGCACATGCTTGGCGGCCTGGAAGCCCTTTTGGAAAACACGGTTCAGGATCGGACCCGTGCAGCCGGCGCCCTGGGCACGCGCATAGGCGTCCTTCACCTGGCCGAAGATCTCGGTCTCACCGATCATCTGGGAATCGAGACCCGCGGAGACCTCGACGAGATGCTGCACGACGTCGCGGCCGCGGAGGTGGAGGCGTACCTTCTCGAACTCGGCACGATCAAAATGCTGGCGCGCGCAGAAGGCGGCGGTGACGCGCGCGGCCGCGTCGGAGCTGCTGGCGACGCCGTAGAACTCGACGCGGTTGCAGGTGTTCAGGATGGCGAACTCGCGGAGCCCGGAGATCGCGGCGAACTCGGCCTGGAGCGCCGCGGCCGCCTCGGCGCCGAGGGAGAGCTTCTCCCGGACCTCGAGCGGAACGCGCCGGTGGGTGGCGCCGATGAGAAAGAGTCCGTCGGCGCTCATGCGGCGGAGATGGCCGCGGCGGGCGCAGGGCGGCGGTTGTGGTCGACGGCGACGAGGGAGCCGAGCGCGCCGATGAACAGCACGAGGCAGGCCCAGGCGAAGCGGCGCGAGAGCAGGAGACCGCGGAGGCGGAGGCCGAGCACGGCGGTGCCGACGGCCCAGATGATCATGGCGGCAATGACCTTGGTCAGCGCGGCGGTCTGCGGCGCGCGCAGCCAGAACATCCAGATGATCGCCAGGGAGACGGTGAGGATGGCGACGCCGGCGCTGAGCAGCCGCACGCCGATGTGGTCGAGGTCGATGATCGAGGGCAGGAAGGAGAACCAGCCGCCGATCTTCTTCGACTGGAGGGAGTAGTTCCGGAGCAGGAACATGAGCGAGGTCATCGCGAGGAGCGCGAAGACGCCGTAGCTGAACACTGCGAGCGCGGCGTGGAGCTCGATCCAAGGATTGCTGCCGAAGATGTGCGTCCGCTGCGCGGCGTCCCAACCCGGGATGGCGAGGGACACCAGCATGAGCACGGCGGTGAGGCAGGAGGTGAAGTAGCCGAGCAGCGAGTTGCGGAAGGTGACGCCCACGACGACGTACAGGGTGATGGCCGACCAGGCGATGAACTGGTAAAGCTCGAAGGTGTTGCCGAGCGGGCAACCGGCGACGGCGCGACCGCGGATGCCGAGCCCGATGAGCTGCACGGCATAACCGGCCAGGATCAGCGTGTACGTGAGGTACCCGGAAGGGCGTCCGCCGCGCAGCAACGAGACCGTGCCCTGGAGGAAACCCAGGAGGTACAAGGCGGCGGCGACCCAGAGCCAGGTGCGATCGCTGATTTGGCTGAACACGCGTTGGACCGTAAGCACCGGGGCAGGCGGGGCAAGTCTCCGGCGGAAGCCTCGCAAACCATGCATGGGGTTTCGCAAACCGTGCACTTTCGGACCGGCGGGGACGCCCGGTTTTCCGGCTTTCGCCGGGGCGGGGGCGCCGCCAGCATGCCGGTGAAAACTGCCGTCATGCCCTCGCTTACGATCTCCCTCAATCTCACGGCGGGCCAGGTGCTCGCGTATTACCATGGGCAGGCGCAGGTCGTGCAGGCCATCGCCACGACCGGCCAGCGGGTGCAGTTTCCCGCCAATGCCCTGCGCCGCGTGGTGACCCAGGACGGGGTGCACGGCTGGTTTCGCATCGAGTTCGACGCCAACCATAAGTTCGTCGCCCTCGTGCCGGTGGACGGGGATTGAGCGCGGTCCGTGCGCCGGGCTCCTTGCCATGCGGTGGGCGCACGTGCTTGCATCCGCGCATGCTTGAATCCGCCACGCTCAACCACGCCGCCCGCGTGCTGGCCTCCATCGACCGCGACCTGCCGGCGGATGGGGCGCTGCGCCGCTATCTCTACGGAGCGAAACACCTGGGCCCGCGCGAAAAGCGGGCGGTGAGCCGCGCGGTCTTCGCCTATTTCCGCTGGATGCAGTGGCTGGACCCCAAGGCCTCCTACCAGAAGCAGGTGGAGCAGGCGTGGGCGATGCAGGAGCGGTTCAATGCCGACGAGAAGTCGGTGAAGGCCGAGGCGCTGAAGGTGCGCGCGGTGCCGGAGTGGGTGGCGGCGGAAATGGATCTGCCCGCGGACTACCTCCGGCAGCTGCAGCACGAACCGGCGCTGTGGCTGCGGGCGCGCCCGGGCCGCGCGGCCAAGCTGGCGCAGGTGTTGGGCGACTGCGTGCACAGCGACCGCGCGCCGGATGCGATGCGCTACACCGGGCCGCACGATCTTTTCCTCACGCCGGCCTTTCATGAAGGCACGTTTGAGATCCAGGACCTCGCGTCGCAGCTCGTGAGCCTGGCCTGTGCGCCGGCGGCGGGCCAGACGTGGTGGGACGCGTGTGCGGGCGAGGGCGGAAAGCTGCTCCATCTCGCCGACCTGATGGGCAACAAGGGCGTGATCTGGGCCTCGGATCGGAACGAGCGCCGACTGGCCGTGCTGAAGCGGCGGGCGGCGCGCGCGCAGGTCTTCAACTACCGCGCGGCGTTGTGGGACGGCGGGGCGAAGCTGCCCACCAAGACGAAGTTTGACGGCATCCTGGTCGACGCGCCCTGCAGCGGCGTAGGCACCTGGCAGCGCAACCCGCACG harbors:
- a CDS encoding CHASE domain-containing protein, which gives rise to MSSQQNTPVDYRNHPLLWAGLVFVVGVICFVAAWFVMDAERDRREEQRFGRLRDRVLLALEARFQPVEQALVAGRVLIPGDQMLSHEQWRRFVNDGAHYLDRGLVGLGYVQRVPRAQFAELERRILALRYTDFHIEADGTEDPAYIVTHIEPLARNHGALGKDVGSGVVRRRAAETAMRTGKPTITAGIRVIEGPIKVPGCLLFLPVYRGGEVPVTEEQRISSLVGWTYASLRLDLLLRGVVADVDGQVALTLYETGDGRDGQLVFASHPNLPLEPAAFEETVDLPVYGRTWRVHLRTTSVFDARGASVLEWVILGGGVLLSLLAGAFTLVLAQSRRHALARAQVATRDLGRAEAEARKLALVASRTTSAVIITDPDWHIEWANESFLRLYGYTLEEIRGQRPGDFLRGPGSDQKTLDDIRTAAEAGMPYRCEVLNYTKGGESRWVEIEIQPIRDDAGVVVGHMSLQLDVSARREMQDALAKREAEWRFIFECAPVALACEWSAVDGTKRRLFNRAHDALLGLTPAQKEDPEFFRKITDPADWAEQVRMYRRLERREIDTFSIEKRYRLFDGRVVWTELTFHRAWTPEGGYQQVAAIVDLTPVKMQAAELKSAKEAAEAANLAKSQFLAMMSHEIRTPMNGVIGMTSLLLDSPLTTEQQDYVDTIRRSGDLLLTIINDILDFSKIESGRMDFEKTEFDLQQAVQGAVDLLMPKARQKGLILTLEIEPTVPARVRGDPTRLRQILVNLTGNAVKFTHQGGVVLAVRLVAQDSRRIELLFAVRDTGIGIPESARARLFQAFTQVDASITRRFGGTGLGLAISQRLVTMMGGRLWVESTEGVGSTFYFTFPAEPAGDDEAPAGEATATERIAPATGSVTPPRAEQVLVAEDNTVNQKVALLLLQKLGYLADVAADGREVLEAVKRDRYDIILMDVQMPVMDGLAAARAIRDLELPPDEQPWIIAVTASASRADREACIAAGMNDHITKPILYDELCAALERAKTARKQKPRGAESE
- the hemA gene encoding glutamyl-tRNA reductase, whose amino-acid sequence is MSADGLFLIGATHRRVPLEVREKLSLGAEAAAALQAEFAAISGLREFAILNTCNRVEFYGVASSSDAAARVTAAFCARQHFDRAEFEKVRLHLRGRDVVQHLVEVSAGLDSQMIGETEIFGQVKDAYARAQGAGCTGPILNRVFQKGFQAAKHVRSNTGITEGQVSVANVAVELALSIYGSLKDTRILLLGAGEIGEKTAKAFQSRGAAALTVASRRFERAMELASSLGASAMPFEQREARLSEFDVVVCATSAPDVVVTAPAVRAAMQKRPARPLFFIDQALPRDVDPGVAGMENVFLYNLDDLARIAEENRAARNAEIEKCRAMVIEKASALWRHVEPQIATLTQPAAPTATGTTQVEAAG
- the ccsA gene encoding cytochrome c biogenesis protein CcsA gives rise to the protein MLTVQRVFSQISDRTWLWVAAALYLLGFLQGTVSLLRGGRPSGYLTYTLILAGYAVQLIGLGIRGRAVAGCPLGNTFELYQFIAWSAITLYVVVGVTFRNSLLGYFTSCLTAVLMLVSLAIPGWDAAQRTHIFGSNPWIELHAALAVFSYGVFALLAMTSLMFLLRNYSLQSKKIGGWFSFLPSIIDLDHIGVRLLSAGVAILTVSLAIIWMFWLRAPQTAALTKVIAAMIIWAVGTAVLGLRLRGLLLSRRFAWACLVLFIGALGSLVAVDHNRRPAPAAAISAA
- a CDS encoding DUF2835 domain-containing protein; the protein is MPSLTISLNLTAGQVLAYYHGQAQVVQAIATTGQRVQFPANALRRVVTQDGVHGWFRIEFDANHKFVALVPVDGD
- a CDS encoding RsmB/NOP family class I SAM-dependent RNA methyltransferase; the encoded protein is MLESATLNHAARVLASIDRDLPADGALRRYLYGAKHLGPREKRAVSRAVFAYFRWMQWLDPKASYQKQVEQAWAMQERFNADEKSVKAEALKVRAVPEWVAAEMDLPADYLRQLQHEPALWLRARPGRAAKLAQVLGDCVHSDRAPDAMRYTGPHDLFLTPAFHEGTFEIQDLASQLVSLACAPAAGQTWWDACAGEGGKLLHLADLMGNKGVIWASDRNERRLAVLKRRAARAQVFNYRAALWDGGAKLPTKTKFDGILVDAPCSGVGTWQRNPHARWTVGPEDVRELAATQLALLNHVVPALRPKGRLVYSVCTLTRSETTAVVAAFQSAHPELQPDPLFGAAPELTLWPHELNANGMFIAAWRKPE